Genomic window (Ailuropoda melanoleuca isolate Jingjing chromosome 7, ASM200744v2, whole genome shotgun sequence):
CAGAAAAGAACACAACAGCCGCCTTGCCCATGCTCTGCTGAGTATGAGTGGAACGCAGCCAAAACCGGGGATGGCATTCAGTTCGGTTCATTAAAAACAGGTAGGATTATATCGGAAATGGATTTAGGTAGCGCAATTCTTGTAGGTTGTAattattgaattttctttttttttccttttttccaaataatgagGATCAGTAGATGAAAAATGAACCTTAATCAGGCCTACAAGGCCTACAGAGTTCTTTGGACCCACTTTCTAAAAACCAGTGGGTCTTGCTCGCTGGGCAAGGCAAATGTTACCATTACCAGTAAGCTTGTGATatgtataaaacacacacacacacgaagaaaCTATAGGGAGATGTCAAACACATATCGTAGAGAGCTTCCCCCCGGACTGTGTTTGACCCATTTCTCACCCCGGCAACGCCGACCTCAGGAGCACAGTGTCTGCTACTGGATAGAGCGTATATGTGTGTTTAATCGATAGTGGGAGCCGGAGACAACACTCTTAATCTTTAGAGATGCAATTTGTAATAATAGGTTTAGAAGGCTTCCTGATTCCCTGATCGCTCTCCGAACTAGGCCAACTGCCACATTTAAGATTTAGAGGAATACAATCCCTGCAAAAGGTCACAGACAGTGGAGCGAGCAGCCCTGTAAAAACGGGGAGAAGAGAAATCCATAATAGCACAGGTTTACAGCGTCTAACTAGAAATTACTCAATAGTATTCGTGTGCTACAAAATTGAACTTAAACACATGGATTTCGCTGAAACAGGACTCAAAAAGGATTATGGGTAGCTGTCAGCAGGCAAGGTATCGAGTGTACTCGTGAAGTATGTCATTCACATGAAGTGTCACGGTCacagaaaagatattaaaaaggcATTCCATATCTGGTAGGGCATTCCATGGTCTGAGTTTAGCTGGTTGTCCAGGCGTCTTCTTGTTCTGGGGGTGCAACAGGTTGAGATTTATCCACTTGCAACCAAGAAGTTCGAGCGAGCCGAGAGCAAGCACCGGCCGACTTCCAGCCGCGCCTCAGCCACGGAGCAGGACTGTCTGGCAAGGATAAATCACTCAACTGCGCGCGGGACGACTGAGTCACAACACCGGTGGGGATCTGGCTATGTCGTCTTACTTTTGTTGACTGGTTTGCCGCCATTCATGATTGCCGACGCGCTTGTGCTTTTACTCGGCGTCACCCCGGCCTTCGGGACCGTTTCTCCGACGTCATGCAAAGACGGTTCTCGGTACATGGCAACTGGTGACGGGCAGGAGGGcatgagggaaggaggggaggagacatGACCCGGTTAGGTTCGAGCGTGGCCACGTGCCCGGAGTAAAGCAACCCCGCATAGCGGAGGCAATTCCCATGGTGAAGCCATCATTTCCCGCCCCCCCAGACAGAAATGACTTCCTTTGCATTCTCTGGTTTATAGAACCAAAATACGGACGTGGGTGTGCCTGGGTTTTTGTCTAGGAGAGGAGGTTTAAATAGGAGCTGGGGCCTCTTCGTGGGCCTCAGATGTAAAGCAGgcactggcacacacacacacaccacacacacacacacacacacacagtgtggggGATGGGCGAGCACTTAACCTCGTTCTCTTTGTAGAGCTAGGAAAACTCAGACTTCCCTTCCAGGGCACACCGATGTCAACCCCTGAACCCCCTCGTTCCCATTCATCTTTTCGAGGCCGGGTATGGACACCCTAGATTATTACATTATGTTCTCTCAAGTGATTCAAAAGCAACACAATCACACTAGTGTCACCTTCAAAGCTATCCCAGGCAATGACCAGGAACTCACTTTCCTGAAGCCAGAGCCTTCTGgatttcctctccctccatcacGCAAACTGAAGGCATGGGTGgggcattttgtatttttaggccTCGTTTTCTGAGAGCTTGTTAAATGTAAGGCAGAATCAGAGAGTGGCAAGAGGGCAAGTGGGAGCCATGTCCGAGCGAGCGCTGAGGAGCTGCTTGACGAGTATCCAGGGCCGCAGCTATCCCAGCCATTCAGGTGGCTTTTTGGAAACTGACTCTAAGAAATGCTGTGCAAGGACATGGAAGACTGACTTGGGGGACATCAGCTGAGCTGGAATCATCTGCTGTCAGAAATGCTAGAGAATTCGAGCCGTCTAACCTGCTGTGCTGTGGAGAGTGTTTCCTGTATACGGTATTTTATGAAGAGACTGTGTCTCCTCACTGTCAGGTGGGCGCCCCATCGTAGGTCCTCCACCCGCTCAAGGCCGTGGGGCCTCTCAGCAGCTCCCAGCTCTGAGAGCACGTGTGCGCCGGGCCTGTCTTCGATGACTCGGCAAGGTACCAGGGAATTAATCCATATCCGTGAAGCGCCTTCCAATCTCTCACTCCCACTACTAATGCAGTTAGGAGACAACAGCGTCACAGCATTAACCTTGACTGTCCATGCGGTGAAGGTGTGGAAGAGATAGGAGTGCCGCAGAGCATCAATAATTAATCAAGTACCTAATTTGCCCTCACGATTCCAATCATATAATGTACATTCTGTATGGGTTTTGAAAGTTGGAAATTAATCTTCCTCTATAAATTACACTAAGTGATAACCTCCATCGTTATAATACCCCCTTCATTATTTTTAGGGTACTTCTGTCTgctaattatttgaaaatactgtttctctctgcctctgaagTCCATGAACGCAcaacgcacacatacacacaactgtTCAGTGTATGATTCAAATACCAAGTGATATTATTACACCACGTCTCAGTCTCCAATATTTCCTGCTAGATATACAAAAATAGCTGGTCTCCAGCTTTTGCCTCAGTTAAGAGACATAAAGTCCCTTTTGGTTTTCATTACGTTGATGCGGCTAGAAGATAAGGTTTTAGAATTTAGTTAGTTCCTATCAGTTCATATTTAAAGCAAAAGTTAATGTAAAGAGACAAAGCAAGGTGGCaaagaaacaagatttttatAGAACTGCTTTGGacttagttttcaaatatttcacttGCATTTGAATATTGGTGAGTCTGATGCTCTCAATTCATGTAAAACAGTAAAGCCAAATCACAGAGGTGTTACTTTGGAAGGACAGCAAAACCctctcatttcttatttctactCTGTCTGATGATCTATCATATAATGAGAATAATTCACTCATATTTCAGACTCTGGcataatttttcctttccaagaTAGTCCCTGGTGGCTAATTGTCTAGGTTTCAATGGCTTGTTCTATAGGCAAATTTAGTTAAGGGGAGAGTAAGCCATTATTGTTGAAATTATAAAGATGGTATCAACTAACAAGAGTGGTTTTCCAAACACAGGCAAACTGAAAGCTGAATTATACATTcacaaataattaataattaaccTTTAATATTTGGAATTATCTTATATCTATATGGAGAAGATGGATTATAAAACCAATATACATTTTCTCTTGATGGCTAAACCTTTCCTctaggaacaaaaaacaaaaagaaaatctaagtaagatgaaagtgtttatttaattattgtagATCTGCTTTTCTGTCAAAGGTAAACAAAAGTATTTGAATAGACAAATGCCTCTTTTGAAATGcctcaagaaaaatttttttctagttgtcGTATTATGTAGATAAGGTAAATGGCACTTCTGGCAGAATCCTTAATGAGAAAGTTGCATAAGTTTCTGATTAATTAGCAACACTTTATAGCCTTTTCTCTGGGAATCTGGTCAAAGTGAATGTGAAAGCTTCCCTGTTCTCCTGTGACTATGAAAGAAGGCGGAGCCACAGCCCAGTTTACTAAACAAGGGCACAGTGGGAAAGGAGATAGGGGACATCAAGCTCTTGAAAGgtgaagagatttttattttctgtaattatagTAATTCACAAGTGTGTGATTACTTTCAGCTGGATACCATCAAAATGGGTACAGACTTGGGgcatctgccttcccctcagggcctgatcccagggtcctaggatcgagccccgcattgggctcctctgctgggagcctgcttcttcctctcccactccccctgcttgtgttccctctctcgctggctgtctctctttctgtccaataaataaataaaaaatcttttaaaaaaaatgggtacaGGCTTGTATTCCATAATTTTCAAAACttagttatatatgtatatatgtgatatatttttatatgctccATCAAtttgtgcatatatgtatatgtatgtatgtgtgtatacattatgtatctataaaatatataaatacatacacctATATACACAATAAAGTGGACAAATCTTAAATTCATAACTTAAGTAGACATCTGGGTGACaaccacccagatcaagatacagaaattttCCAGCATTCTGTGAGGGTTCCTTGTGGCCCATGTAGAGTTagcaatgggaaaaataaatgtgtcacaGACTGGGAGGGGTAATCACATAACACTCACCTTCCAATGGCTTAGGTAGAAAATGAGCTgctggtttggttttctttactCTGTTTCCTTTCATGACTTGCCCTTCCTTATTCAATCCCAAAAACCAGGCTCTACCAGATTCCTGTTGTCTGTACAGCATAGATGAGTAGATTACGTAATAGTTTTCAAAAACAGATTCTTTAAACTTGCATTCAGGAGTAAAAAGTTCCTgtcaagagaagaggaagaaaagacagtcaGAGAAAAGAATGGGAGCTTCCCTGAACTTTGTATTTCTCCAGAAACTTGTAGGCCAGGCGGAAGGAGacagccctggggcagggacGACCAGGCCGCGCCTTGTCCTGCAGGGACTATTGTGTACTTTTTTCAATATACAATGAATAGAGAAGAATCTGCTACTCCTGGGAGTATATGCATAAGCAAGAATATGCATGTCCTTTCGTAAGAAACTAGGAGACATGTGCAAACTCACAACAGTCTTGGTGAAACAGAATATAATTCAACCAGAATATAACCGGAAAAGGCACAGTAAGTAGCATCATATATTCACCGTAggctaaataaaaatagaatctatATGTATGGTATTTGCTCATCTATGTTCAATATTTCCATAGGAATCATCATGTGCTACCCTGATAGTCGCTAGCTGTGCCCTGGATCACTGAGAGGATAGGGTGATAGTTTTGCCTACTAAGACACAAACTGAAACCTCACACTCAAACCAGAAGGATCGGCTGGCACACGAGCTAGCCGCCGGAGCTGAGTCTGGATGTTGTGTTAGCCGGCCGTAGTGACAGGAGCTGGAAATAATGACCTAATTCCATGCTGGAGCCCCACTGGAATTCTTGAAGAGAAACAGCAGAAGCTGCCCTAACCGCTGTCCACACGGTGTTTCTGGAAAGGGTAACATGAATTAAGCGCCGTGACTCTCAATGTCACGATCCCCACTGATGGGCCGCACTAAGCTTACTACCTTATGATTATCATTAATGACATAAATATTCATAGGCGACTTTTACACATTTCTAAACTTTAACCATCAAAGGCATTTCTAACAGACccctattaaaaataatttaagggacgcctgggtggctcagtcagttaagcggctgccttcagctcaggtcgtgatcccagagccctgggatcctGTCAccaatcaggctccctgctcagcagggagcctgcttctccctctgcctcctctgccagccgctccccctgctgtgttctctccctgacaaataaataaataaaatcttttaaaaaataataacaatttaaaaattcaacctTCCTCATTATAGACATGAAAGCCACTTAACTTGTCTTTGCAGCTACTTTAAAGAGTTCAACAGTGTGctattttgtatatatgaaacacagatgcaaaaacagAGCTTTCCTGtcactgatcttttaaaaaaatatcactgtacttgaaaaaaaatttcaccttAATAGATTTTTATGACTGCAGAAAacaatctgtttttcttttcttttaaaatgtaattttctgtaCATGTTCTGAAAAACACATCCTTTAGGGACTAGAAATAAAACTTGTCAAGAGTTAAAGTTAAGCTAACCATAATAAGGAATGTGACATTATTGCCTGTAGAAAGGTTCTTTCAATATTTCCCATGAGAGTGTGAATTATCAAATGGTGTCTCTTGCAGGATACAATTTATTCAGAGTGCCCCATTACTGTAATTCACTGAGAGCTAATAGTTCTCCAAGGGGAACAGGTTTTGTTAATGGCAGACTCTTCTCATGACAAAGATAACAGATCCAGTGATTAATTCAATGAAATTAGAAGTAGCCAAAAGATGGGCTTAGACACCCCCAAAGGAATTTATGTAGGCCTTCATTTCTTCTAGATGACACTAGCTCAGGTTTGACTGAGATCCCATCTAAATAAATGTTCTGGCTCTCCACTAAATCCTATTTTCCCAAATATCACcccgttccctctcttgctaatGAGCGACCATCTCAGTGAGCTAACCAGGCCATGGCACAGAAGGAAGACTTGACAACAGGGTGCGTGTTCACACACTGTGGTGAGGGAAATAAAGTGGAATTCTGTAAATCTGGCTTGTCCTCAAAAGACTAATAAATACAACATATTGTTTGTGCAGCTTCCATGACAAATTAGACTTCAGCGTGTCACTTGTCTTCTATCAAGACAGGCCAGGGCATCCGAGTATATTATTTGAGGCCAGTTAAAGCTCGTCTCGAAATCAGCTGGGAGTGGACTGGAGAAAAGCTGACCCATTAGGCCACGCCGTTGACTGACCTTTACCTAGAGACACCAGGGCTTTCAGCTCTGAAAAGCAGTTCCACAGAGCAGTCAACCCTTAACTCCCCTCTGGTCCCCACTGCCTTGATGTGGGATGAGGGCATTACCATCCGCAAATGAGCTAGCATGGTCTTTTCTCTAAGTTGCAtatgaaagagaatgaagaggtagaTGGGGAAGAAGCCATTTGTTCTCAGAGAATACCTTCAGGACATCTGACACTACTTTTTAGATGAAATGTTTACCTCTGGGGACTCTGAGGAAGTCATTCCCCATCCTCCTTCTGGGACCTGGGCCAGTGACTTCACAGATTTATGGATAAGAAGGTAGATCAGAGAAAGGTGATAGGGTCTTGGACACTCTGATAATTACACAGACTTCTTATGAGCAAGAGGTAGATATGCAGACATCCCTTCTTGAAAGCAAGGGAATCATGACATAGCCCGATGAGTCTTTTACCGGCACACATCTGTTGTCAATGAGGAGGCTGGTTCTGAGACATTAGTAACACACACTGACGTGCTGAAGCCCGATCTCTTGCAAAATGAACTGGAAAATTGTACAACATGCGTATATGTGTGTTCACTTTAGTAACTAGTATTAATATAATTATCAAGGACACACAAAGTAAGGGGGGAAATATCACCAGAATTATGACACATTGTTAAATTGAGTTCTGAACCTCTGGGTAGcccagactgaaacagaaatCTCTATGTCCTAAAAACTcttgaagagagaaaatcttttcttttgctcGGGACTAACTTCTAAAAGGTATTTCCTCGCAAGGAAAAAGTGGCATTGAGCAAATGAACAAAGCATAACACATAAACATACATGCTCTCGATAAGAAGCATACAGTTAACCCAGTTGCAGTTTTGTGTTTGAGTCCCACAGTATGCTTCAGGGGTACAGATGGAGTGAAAAGTCCCACGGGTGGACACTGTCACTGATGAGATCCCTAGGTGACATGTGCCCAGCAGGGGTCACAAACTCCATGCATCTACTGACCATGTGGACGCAAGAGGGAAGCGGGCTGCTATGGTCAAGGCACCATTATGAGGCTGAATGCGCCCCTACTAGGGCTCAGTGTCAAAGGGATAgaatggtagaaaagaaaaaccttagaTCTTTAGTTAAGTCTGGttttccaaaggaaagaagaaaatcaggttTCTcgataaaatttccttttaacgGTGGCAGCTATATCtcagttcttgtttttgtttttcagtggtGTGAAGACCAAGGGTCAGAGATGGGGCCCATAAGCCTGCAGTGTGAGATCTCCAACATAAAGAAGCCAAAGTACTAAAGAAAGAAGCCCCGGTGGCTTTGTAACGCAGCCCTAACCAACCGCATGGTTTTGATACATTTGAGTAATACGATGAGAGTGCCCATGAAATGCTCTAAAACAGGCAGTGATAATATGAGAatgcttatttaaatttaagcTTAAATATAAACTCTCAGAAACTGCCAAAACGAAATAGATATGGAGTTTGATATGTCTTTTCCTTGTCTTGCCTGCCTATATTTAGAACCCCCGATACCACAACAAAATCAACAACAGTTGAGCTCCAGCAGAAGCTTAGATATTAATTTGTACCACTGCCAGACGAAATCATCCACTCatagaatagaaaaacagaacaattagACAAAAATTTCATATCTCCTTTTATGTTGTGGTTGTTCTGGATTGAAAGCACCATCTGTCCTGTGTACTTATTATCTTAACAGTAGGGACAGAATTCCTCTTCTGAGGGAAATGCCTTTGTTTCAGGAAAATACCCTGATGGGCCATTTGCATATACAAAGCAAGACTTGTGGGTCAGGATGAaagagggtggagggaagggaaggcccATTTTCCATAACCCACAACTAGCGAATGGCTATAAACCCAGCTAACTCAGGATAACCATAACCTAAGAACTAGAAGTGACCATGAAGATCTAAGTCAGTGGTCCAGCAAACTGCAGACCAAGGGCCTGATACAGCTGCTTACCTGTTCTTACAGCGCACACTCCAAAGTTCAGGGAATTGTTGAGACAGAGATTGTATGTGGCCTGCGAAGTCTACGATGTTTGCTGTATGGTGATTGGCCAAAAATTTTTGCCCACTCTGATCTAAGGTACATTTTGAAGACTCCCCAACCTAGATAAATGGGGAGGGGCTGTTCACCTAATTTCAAATTACTGAAGAGCTAAGTATTCCCAAACTGAATTTGGATTGCACTTACTTTTCATGTATACAAATgatgtgagaaacaaaggcagaagaaaaattatgaaatttccttactacctacagcccattggcaagtccttgaaacaggcagagtgacattcctctagggactcaactgcctcaatgttaatactttgctaagggcaaaaggcaatcctagcctgacgccctctccccagccaggatcctgtaagtctactttaaagaataaaaaattcctttggaaattcctttctctctaaatccccccaagatacgtgttggcaatcatcgcCCAAGCACATGGCCCACGGATATACATCTAAAGATCTCATGACCAAGgctttattagacggtaataaatgatcttttcccaacaacagcaaTCCCCTCAAGgtctggaaaccttgcttccaaaattccttagagacttaagcTATTCCTAACCctctcccaacttgagggtatataatgggccactcttcatgaccccggtgcagctctttctgcccacgggtcccgtccgcgtgctttaataaaccaccattttgcaccaaagatgtctcaagaattctttcttggttgttggctccagactccaccccaccccacctcaccgaTATCCCACCACCTCATCACAAATGCAAACCATTTGAATGAGAATTCTCAAGAGTTTCATCCCTGGAAAAGCCCATAGGGTGTGTTATGAGCTGGCGTTTCTGGTAAGGATACACAAGTAGTAGCCAGCAAATTCCTTTAGCCCCAGTATCATCAAGGActaaatgaaaatttacattttggtTACTATCTACAGGTTTGCCTACCaacagcaccaccaccaccacctccattgtttccaaaggaaaatataaaaataggcaTTTCAGATAAATTTACAGTATTTATTAGAATACAAAGCAAATCTAAAACAGATTAAAAGGAGAGGATAGagaaatatttgatatatacTAGCACGTAGCACATAATAAATGCACAATAAGTAATTGCTGTTGATATTCTATTAGCCTCTATATTTCAGAGTCATCTAAAAGCTCAGTCGCCTCCCATCAACATCTCAGTAATGACTCTGACCCTGAACTTTGGAGTATTTCTCCCCAGGCTTAGGCTGAGAGAAGCAAGGAGCCTCAGATTCCAAGTTCTTCCTTGAAGAACAGTAACAAATCATGAAGGTTTCTTGCAAATCTCAAATAAGATAATAGATGTGCAAATGATTTGTAAACTATACATTGAGttgtaaattttaattacattgaTAGTTATATTTATAAGCTATACATAGAATCGCAAAGTGCAACTTGAATATTCACCTAAATTATTATTGTCAGGTAACTAGTGATTTAATTATTCCTTCTAGGTAAGAAGAGAATAGACATTCCTACATACAGAAATTCTAAGGATCCATTTAACCTGAATTCtcagttttttccttccttttctactcCAATTATCCTGAGGTCACCAGAGAATTATCCCATCCATTCTCCTTCACCTTCTATAGTTTCAAAATCAATGATATGCTTTAATGATACTGCTCTGACGCTGGCCAgctcttgaaaaagaaatgtgggGCACCCTTAAGATTACGTATAAAAGAAGAATGTTCTGACCTTTTAGAAGAATTTATAGTCATGAATTTGGGGACAAAACAGAATTTGTAGTTAACACTCAAAGGCGGACAATTGAGTTGACTAACCTATTTATCTGAAACTctacataatgaaatattcataatattagACTATGATGAATGcccacaggaagaaaaaaattagccaATTGTTTGCATGTACTTCAAACTAAAGCATAATTATATTTGTGTTTAAGAGATAGCTTTGCTTTGATTTGATTACAGGACCCAGTGGTTTGAAGTATATTCTCGCCAACAAAGAAGTCTCTCAGTACTTAACATTTATAGGACCAGAAGCTGTTACTTAAGCagttcctaaagaaaaaaagttgtaaatgaagatattttcttttctttccttctttctttctttctttctttttttggccagGAAAGATACTATTTGACATTTagagatattataaataaataaatagatttatttttagacatATTAATtgctatatttattaaatatatttttaatttattatattgaataagtattttctttttatgacttaTTGACATACTTATTTAGAACTGTGGCAAGAACATTGtttattgaaattattaaatattaaataatttaattacttTNNNNNNNNNNNNNNNNNNNNNNNNNNNNNNNNNNNNNNNNNNNNNNNNNNNNNNNNNNNNNNNNNNNNNNNNNNNNNNNNNNNNNNNNNNNNNNNNNNNNNNNNNNNNNNNNNNNNNNNNNNNNNNNNNNNNNNNNNNNNNNNNNNNNNNNNNNNNNNNNNNNNNNNNNNNNNNNNNNNNNNNNNNNNNNNNNNNNNNNNNNNNNNNNNNNNNNNNNNNNNNNNNNNNNNNNNNNNNNNNNNNNNNNNNNNNNNNNNNNNNNNNNNNNNNNNNNNNNNNNNNNNNNNNNNNNNNNNNNNNNNNNNNNNNNNNNNNNNNNNNNNNNNNNNNNNNNNNNNNNNNNNNNNNNNNNNNNNNNNNNNNNNNNNNNNNNNNNNNNNNNNNNNNNNNNNNNNNNNNNNNNNNNNNNNNNNNNNNNNNNNNNNNNNNNNNNNNNNNNNNNNNNNNNNNNNNNNNNNNNNNNNNNNNNNNNNNNNNNNNNNNNNNNNNNNNNNNNNNNNNNNNNNNNNNNNNNNNNNNNNNNNNNNNNNNNNNNNNNNNNNNNNNNNNNNNNNNNNNNNNNNNNNNNNNNNNNNNNNNNNNNNNNNNNNNNNNNNNNNNNNNNNNNNNNNNNNNNNNNNNNNNNNNNNNNNNNNNNNNNNNNNNNNNNNNNNNNNNNNNNNNNNNNNNNNNNNNNNNNNNNNNNNNNNNNNNNNNNNNNNNNNNNNNNNNNNNNNNNNNNNNNNNNNNNNNNNNNNNNNNNNNNNNNNNNNNNNNNNNNNNNNNNNNNNNNNNNNNNNNNNNNNNNNNNNNNNNNNNNNNNNNNNNNNNNNNNNNNNNNNNNNNNNNNNNNNNNNNNNNNNNNNNNNNNNNNNNNNNNNNNNNNNNNNNNNNNNNNNNNNNNNNNNNNNNNNNNNNNNNNNNNNNNNNNNNNNNNNNNNNNNNNNNNNNNNNNNNNNNNNNNNNNNNNNNNNNNNNNNNNNNNNNNNNNNNNNNNNNNNNNNNNNNNNNNNNNNNNNNNNNNNNNNNNNNNNNNNNNNNNNNNNNNNNNNNNNNNNNNNNNNNNNNNNNNNNNNNNNNNNNNNNNNNNNNNNNNNNNNNNNNNNNNNNNNNNNNNNNNNNNNNNNNNNNNNNNNNNNNNNNNNNNNNNNNNNNNNNNNNNNNNNNNNNNNNNNNNNNNNNNNNNNNNNNNNNNNNNNNNNNNNNNNNNNNNNNNNNNNNNNNNNNNNNNNNNNNNNNNNNNNNNNNNNNNNNNNNNNNNNNNNNNNNNNNNNNNNNNNNNNNNNNNNNNNNNNNNNNNNNNNNNNNNNNNNNNNNNNNNNNNNNNNNNNNNNNNNNNNNNNNNNNNNNNNNNNNNNNNNNNNNNNNNNNNNNNNNNNNNNNNNNNNNNNNNNNNNNNNNNNNNNNNNNNNNNNNNNNNNNNNNNNNNNNNNNNNNNNNNNNNNNNNNNNNNNNNNNNNNNNNNNNNNNNNNNNNNNNNNNNNNNNNNNNNNNNNNNNNNNNNNNNNNNNNNNNNNNNNNNNNNNNNNNNNNNNNNNNNNNNNNNNNNNNNNNNNNNNNNNNNNNNNNNNNNNNNNNNNNNNNNNNNNNNNNNNNNNNNNNNNNNNNNNNNNNNNNNNNNNNNNNNNNNNNNNNNNNNNNNNNNNNNNNNNNNNNNNNNNNNNNNNNNNNNNNNNNNNNNNNNNNNNNNNNNNNNNNNNNNNNNNNNNNNNNNNNNNNNNNNNNNNNNNNNNNNNNNNNNNNNNNNNNNNNNNNNNNNNNNNNNNNNNNNNNNNNNNNNNNNNNNNNNNNNNNNNNNNNNNNNNNNNNNNNNNNNNNNNNNNNNNNNNNNNNNNNNNNNNNNNNNNNNNNNNNNNNNNNNNNNNNNcagtcaaaactagaggctctgacggccagggtcaccgaggcagaggaacgcgttagcgaattggaggatgggttagtagaagaaaaaacgaaaatagaagctggtcttaaaaaaatccacgcccacgaatgtagattacgggagattactgactctatgaaacgatccaatgtcagaatcatcggcatccctgaaggggtggagaaaaacagaggtctagaagagatatttgaacaaattgtagctgaaaacttccctaatctagcaagggaaacaagcattcgtgtccaagaggcagagaggaccccatccaagctcaaccaggacaaacctacgccacggcatgtcatagtgcaattcgcaaatattagatccaaggatacagtattgaaagcggccagggcaaagaaatttctcacgtaccaaggcaaaggtatcaggattacgtcagacctgtctacagagacctggaatgagagaaaggcttgggggggcatttttaaagctctttcagagaaaaacatgcagccaaggatcctttatccagcaaagctgtcattcagaattgatggagaaataaagacgttccaaaatcgccaatcattaaccaatttcgtaaccacgaaaccagccctacaggagatattaaggggggctctataaaggtaaaaaggccccaagagtgatacagagcagcaagtcacaaccgatacaaagactttaaagag
Coding sequences:
- the FGF14 gene encoding fibroblast growth factor 14 isoform X3 gives rise to the protein MHPDGALDGTKDDSTNSTLFNLIPVGLRVVAIQGVKTGLYIAMNGEGYLYPSELFTPECKFKESVFENYYVIYSSMLYRQQESGRAWFLGLNKEGQVMKGNRVKKTKPAAHFLPKPLEVAMYREPSLHDVGETVPKAGVTPSKSTSASAIMNGGKPVNKSKTT